A region from the Solibacillus sp. FSL H8-0523 genome encodes:
- a CDS encoding Fe-S-cluster redox enzyme — MLLSFDEQLLTKTSGLTDNRLERALQEFGTESAIWGVAFDSNAFLLEQERAETFCFSLLKHYWGKVNLFSYDSFHEAHFNVEVVNEKIQHFFDAPENKKALFAFIHKKDGIHFSQLVELLFTKSIQTPVTETGLERLIVFQVGQRFFVQPIYSDSSDYWEYIAAKKMYALFLQQPLVAIERPLQLMRLFKEGLLLQFSKNRVATMIHKIVQQLDFENPKSYVLKQLHLFNIEIHFSSGRRHLKKLRKCIAQVQSEWEEGPFALNEKEQTLLSYMLFQEAITRQDNGAIIQHGLYLIEEERLSNHAIELVVDYEDVLPSMNPQPQALVKNYHKNYVEHLFFVLLHTLVKEEQWNDAVTLLKNYELASCTAIFELLQEQNPDMLHLIEATVQQDIAVLVDGTTQIIRDSLVTWQTSYVQKNSPYYEIALQTSQHMCNLLQILFYAEQDLLVEKLLVVYKKYMLIPAHFENLRQFIEQRTALLA, encoded by the coding sequence TTGTTGCTTTCATTTGATGAGCAGCTTTTAACAAAAACATCAGGATTAACAGACAATCGATTAGAGCGCGCTTTACAGGAGTTTGGTACAGAAAGTGCTATATGGGGTGTAGCGTTTGATAGCAATGCATTTTTACTAGAGCAGGAACGTGCGGAAACGTTTTGCTTTTCATTACTGAAGCATTATTGGGGGAAAGTGAACTTATTTTCCTACGATTCTTTTCATGAGGCGCATTTCAATGTTGAGGTCGTAAATGAAAAGATTCAGCACTTTTTTGATGCGCCAGAAAATAAAAAAGCACTTTTTGCATTTATACATAAAAAAGACGGAATTCATTTTTCACAGCTTGTTGAATTATTATTTACGAAGTCGATTCAAACACCTGTCACCGAAACAGGGCTTGAACGATTAATCGTTTTTCAAGTAGGACAGCGCTTTTTCGTGCAGCCGATTTATTCAGATTCTAGTGACTACTGGGAGTATATCGCGGCAAAAAAAATGTATGCGCTGTTTTTACAGCAGCCACTCGTAGCAATCGAACGCCCGCTTCAATTGATGCGCCTGTTTAAAGAGGGGCTCTTGCTACAATTTAGTAAAAATCGTGTGGCGACGATGATTCATAAAATCGTACAGCAGCTAGATTTTGAAAATCCGAAAAGCTATGTGTTAAAGCAACTGCATTTATTTAACATTGAGATTCACTTTTCGAGTGGGCGTCGGCATTTGAAAAAACTGCGAAAATGTATTGCCCAAGTGCAAAGCGAATGGGAAGAGGGCCCCTTTGCACTTAATGAAAAAGAGCAAACCCTCCTAAGCTATATGCTTTTTCAAGAAGCCATTACACGGCAAGACAACGGTGCCATTATTCAGCACGGCCTGTATTTAATTGAGGAGGAGCGGCTGTCTAATCATGCGATCGAGCTCGTTGTGGACTACGAGGACGTCCTACCAAGCATGAATCCACAGCCGCAAGCCCTTGTGAAAAATTATCATAAAAATTACGTAGAGCATTTATTTTTTGTGCTACTCCATACACTTGTTAAAGAGGAACAGTGGAATGATGCAGTAACCTTGCTTAAAAACTATGAACTGGCAAGCTGTACGGCAATTTTTGAGCTGTTGCAGGAACAAAATCCGGACATGTTGCATTTAATTGAAGCCACTGTGCAGCAGGATATCGCGGTGCTTGTCGATGGAACGACGCAAATTATTCGAGATTCACTTGTAACGTGGCAAACTTCGTATGTCCAAAAAAATAGCCCGTACTATGAAATCGCGCTACAAACGTCACAGCATATGTGCAATTTACTACAAATTTTATTTTACGCTGAGCAAGATCTTTTAGTAGAGAAGCTACTAGTGGTATATAAAAAATACATGCTAATTCCGGCGCATTTTGAAAATTTACGTCAGTTTATTGAACAACGAACGGCGCTGCTTGCCTGA
- a CDS encoding CaiB/BaiF CoA-transferase family protein: MTILNGLKILDFSSLLPGPLATMMFADLGAEVIHIESERRVDLMRIMPPYDEDRESYIHQHLNRSKKSLQINLKSDEGTDIIKKLVQDYDIVIEGFRPGVMKRLGIDYETLRKINPRLIYCAITGYGQTGPYALRPGHDNNYLSLGGVLDHSRLKDKKPVAMGIQIADIAGGTMHAAVGILAAALHREKTGEGKFIDVSMTDAMFAMNALYGAQYFGSGRAPQPEEEILNGGTFYDYYRTKDGRYFSVGSLEPQFRKLLCEALDIPELIDSTFNGSAYTQQRFKEAVKDAFCSKTFNQWLEIFNEDFHGCVEPVLTFDEACEHPQIQSRNMVVDIPKPDGTTQRQIGTALKIEGVEPSYQFVGAKIGAHTEEILTGYGYSKEQIEELTKSGVLK, encoded by the coding sequence ATGACAATTTTAAATGGGTTAAAAATTTTAGATTTTAGTTCACTATTACCGGGGCCACTTGCGACGATGATGTTTGCAGATTTAGGGGCTGAAGTAATTCATATTGAATCTGAGCGCCGCGTCGATTTAATGCGCATTATGCCACCATATGACGAAGACCGTGAATCCTACATCCATCAGCATTTAAATCGCTCGAAAAAGTCACTGCAAATTAACTTAAAATCCGACGAAGGTACCGACATTATTAAAAAGCTCGTACAGGATTACGACATCGTTATTGAAGGGTTCCGTCCAGGGGTAATGAAGCGTCTTGGCATCGATTACGAAACATTACGCAAGATTAATCCGCGCCTAATCTACTGTGCAATTACAGGCTACGGGCAAACGGGTCCATACGCATTGCGTCCCGGTCATGATAACAACTATTTATCACTTGGCGGCGTGCTCGATCATTCACGCTTAAAGGACAAAAAGCCGGTTGCGATGGGCATTCAAATTGCTGATATTGCCGGTGGGACAATGCATGCGGCAGTCGGCATATTAGCCGCCGCGCTTCACCGTGAAAAAACAGGCGAAGGAAAATTTATCGATGTGTCGATGACCGATGCGATGTTTGCGATGAACGCACTATACGGCGCACAATATTTCGGTAGCGGCCGCGCACCACAGCCAGAAGAGGAAATTTTAAATGGCGGGACGTTCTATGACTACTACCGCACAAAAGATGGGCGTTATTTCTCAGTTGGGAGCTTAGAGCCGCAATTCCGCAAGCTGCTTTGTGAGGCACTTGATATTCCAGAGCTGATTGATAGCACATTCAATGGTTCCGCCTATACACAGCAACGCTTCAAAGAGGCGGTAAAGGATGCATTTTGCTCTAAAACCTTTAATCAGTGGCTAGAAATTTTCAATGAGGACTTCCATGGGTGTGTCGAACCGGTTTTAACATTCGACGAGGCGTGCGAGCATCCACAAATCCAATCGCGTAACATGGTCGTAGATATTCCAAAACCAGACGGCACAACACAGCGCCAAATTGGAACCGCATTAAAAATTGAAGGCGTTGAACCTAGCTATCAATTCGTTGGGGCAAAGATCGGTGCACATACCGAGGAAATTTTAACAGGCTATGGCTATTCAAAGGAACAAATTGAGGAACTAACAAAATCTGGCGTTTTAAAATAG
- a CDS encoding CAP-associated domain-containing protein, producing MKKISFLIAIMIPLFFSSLLLITNASTKTEWKSYSNIATNKEWTITFNQNIAASSIANNVYIVTTTNKKIAVTTTVSGKKLKVKPTTKLTNGTSYKLVVTDKLKSTKGKVINQEIIIPFTTIKNTEATSATSNTPSSVKTFASEYDLLWKMPSANYKAFHLVGTKNSNTVGGYETRTGQTVFGIKVGSSRDTVKAKYGAPLKGISKNNTKYTQSYTDKYNQETSGTYLIDNQYVTFFYDAHKKYKVRSVTWVSAATEMSKPGFFATQSTQLRDGLENLMVELINQARVAEGLKPLQYTPKYNPVARQHSASMADSNFFGHVDLNGLRGGDRMRKGGVTYNWWGENLAYGQYSAIYAHEALMNSLGHRENILRNEFTHVFVGVDFNSKNQPYFTMNFYSL from the coding sequence ATGAAAAAAATAAGCTTTCTGATAGCAATCATGATCCCTCTATTTTTTAGTTCGCTCTTACTTATTACCAATGCAAGCACAAAGACCGAGTGGAAATCTTATTCCAATATAGCAACAAACAAAGAGTGGACCATTACATTCAATCAAAATATCGCAGCGAGCTCCATTGCAAATAATGTCTATATAGTAACTACAACTAATAAAAAAATTGCCGTTACTACAACTGTCTCTGGGAAAAAACTAAAAGTGAAACCGACTACTAAATTAACGAACGGTACCAGCTACAAACTTGTCGTTACGGATAAATTAAAGTCGACGAAGGGAAAGGTCATAAATCAAGAAATTATCATCCCATTTACAACAATAAAAAATACAGAAGCAACTTCAGCTACTTCAAATACGCCATCTTCAGTTAAAACCTTCGCCTCTGAATATGATTTACTTTGGAAAATGCCTTCAGCAAATTACAAAGCATTTCATTTAGTTGGCACAAAAAATAGCAACACGGTCGGCGGCTATGAAACACGCACTGGTCAAACGGTTTTTGGCATTAAAGTTGGTAGCTCCCGTGATACCGTCAAAGCGAAATACGGTGCACCATTAAAAGGGATTTCAAAAAACAACACGAAATACACACAAAGCTATACCGATAAATACAACCAAGAAACAAGCGGTACGTACTTAATTGACAATCAGTATGTTACCTTTTTCTATGATGCCCATAAAAAATACAAAGTACGCTCGGTGACATGGGTAAGTGCTGCAACAGAAATGTCGAAACCGGGCTTCTTTGCGACACAATCTACACAGCTACGTGACGGCCTTGAAAACTTAATGGTCGAACTCATCAACCAAGCCCGTGTCGCAGAAGGCTTAAAACCATTACAATACACACCCAAGTATAATCCAGTTGCCCGTCAGCATAGTGCGAGCATGGCCGATTCTAACTTCTTCGGACATGTGGACTTAAACGGGCTGCGCGGCGGCGATCGCATGAGAAAAGGCGGCGTGACGTATAACTGGTGGGGCGAAAACTTAGCCTATGGTCAATATAGTGCAATTTATGCCCACGAAGCACTCATGAATTCACTCGGTCACCGTGAAAATATTTTACGTAACGAATTTACTCATGTATTTGTTGGTGTGGACTTCAACAGCAAAAACCAACCTTACTTTACAATGAATTTTTACTCGTTATAA